Within Malus domestica chromosome 04, GDT2T_hap1, the genomic segment aacaacataaagtactaaattcaataaattaccaaatgaaataaatatacttttagtttaaataaagtactaaattcaataaattggaaacaacataaagtactctattcaatgaataagaaattacaacccgaattgattggaaaattatgggttCGTGAATGGATGATAACCATcacctaaccaatttgtggtgctaggatgatcttctcttgtcgtgctaggatgatcttctcttgtggtgctaggaccatctcctcttgctctcgcttctcttgcacgcctcctttgcACCACGTCCGCTTTCTCCGACTTCCAAAAACATTTAGAGTCTAGAGACTTCCCTTTTAAAGGCtccttcataatgtcacgatctcgttcagccattctttcttctcttctatgttccctttcttgccgaagtagttctctttccctctcatcagcttcaaattttttctcaaaagttgCAGCTTTTGCAtcctctctagccttatcagcctcaaatttagccatttctcgggccaaattcaattcaccttggcgggcaagatcttccatatactttgcataatcattcttggaagcattaccttttctctttgaagccttcttaccttgaggcctaattggaaaacaggtcgaccccgacgcttgttcaacCGGGGGGGGgggcgtttcaggcacttcttcaTAATCATCTTCATCATGATCATGCGAGGCATGCTCAGGTGTAGAGTGTAGAGAGGTGTTGTTCATGAAAATTTCTGGACCGACATGCACAACTctaaatttaggacaatctttgacaatattccaacattcaaaccgggtgaatgttttgtttttgcttttggttttggcaccataccaagcttgtgcttgaagttgctaTACAATGCGGgagaataaataattataatgagaataggtaacaaataaataatacaaacaaataattataatgaaagtatgtaacaaataaataatacaaacaaataattataataaaagtaggtaacaaataaaacaaacaaataaatataatgaaagtagctaacaaataattataatgaaagtaggtaacaaataaataatacaaccaaataattataatgaaagtaggtaacaaataaataatacaaacaaataattataatgaaagtagctaacaaataattataatgaaagtaggtaacaaataaataatacaaacaaataaatataatgaaagtagctaacaaataatacaaacaaataaataatatattgttacctgatccgctaaattttccccacttcgaagattaccactagcttgtgccaaggcgtctctccacgtactaaacgattgactaagtaatttccaacgactggacatcaATTCTTTAGTTCTTTgcccacccattttctcaagataattggtatgaataagactccataTTTCTCGCAACtacatctcattacccgtaatcgaatcatgagtaacttgaacccaactagtacacaacgcaacatcttcaagaagcgtccAATTTGTACCTGGttgagtagtcattttgttggaaaaaaattggattgaaactttgagagaaagataggaatgtggttgaaagtagttgagaaaatatgaaattgtggtgtagggtagaagataatgagaaggtatttatagaaaagtaaaatcaaaattttttataatttttcataattttgttttcggatttttaagaatttgtttacatatttttttaatttttattcacctaattaatctatgtcgttggatttaaaaattttttaattccaacactccagattgtgccacgtgtcacaacggtaacattttagatttttaaactgttttttcttttttttttcaatttacaaagcctaataacgtggaccgttgatcttagatcaaactgatgaaattaaatgagatttttaaatgttttttacagttggaaatccaacgatcCATAAAATAGGACCGTTTCAATCGAACGGAcatggggaagccacgtggcttccccaacggtaacttttcaaAACTGAATTTGCGAGCCCCAACCTTGTTTTTTTGTCGAACGACTCGCGCCCACGCGTGCGTGAAACACACGTGCCTGACGCAGCCCTTGGGCTCTTGGGCTGGCAATCCTCGACGGGCCTGCTCCTCGGGCCTCGCCTGTCGCTCGGGCTTCCCTACGCTGGAGGTCATCCCCCCAACAATTTGCTACTGTTTGATCCACTGGCCCCCAAGCAACCTCCCCTGCTGGAGGTGCTCTTATCATCCCCCATTcttgtatggtcacggttaagccacgtcaatattttatattcttattactttttgtttgattatttttataaaaaaataatataaaattttgacgtagtttaaccgtgaccacacaaaacatgaGGGGATGGGGAGAGTATataaatgggagggcagacaatccacctccgtATTTATAGACATGTGTCAAATTAGATCAATTTTTCCGTATACTAAAAAAACAGCGTCATATCAGTTCTACGgtctaatgatttttttttttacttaaaagtgagaagtcttaaattcaaatctcgtagatggcgaattcgatgccaaattaggttgcccattatgtggcttagccgaactcttctcctcttagtgtaaaaaaAGTATATCAatgtactcaaaaaaaaaaaaaaaaacaacgccTCGTCATATTATAATTCAACTCAATTTATAATaagtgtacatttttttttaatggtggCTAGAGAGAAGCTAAAATGCATTTATGAGTCTTTCTGACTTCTAGAATGATGAACTACAGTGACGAAATCACTAGATGAtcctccttttttcttttctttttctttttttaatacaagcaCAATATAACAACTATGTTGCTCATACATATTATAGCACATAAAAATATACATTGCGTGGCAAgtgttttaaataaacacaaCCTATTTGAGTCAAATTAGGTCATAACCTTTCAATTTTCAACCAATTTGAGttccaaaatttttaaaataggtCAAAATTAAGCATTCAATCCCAATGCCCATCAAAATTGTCATGCGTTAGGCACATGAATGAATTTTTCAGGCTATCCATTTTATGTGCGGCCTCTATGTGATCTTTATTATTAATTGAGGCATGCCCATAAATTTATTCGCATGTCTAcaaacttatttatttatttaaggggATTAAGTTTATGGGCACATATCAATTATTGATAGAGGCTATACACAAAATGAATGCATGAAATGTGTACTCACCAAGGCATCCACCAAGGTGATGAAGACGAGGGTAACAAGGAGcaatttcatcatttttctcTCGCCTCTCGATGAGGATCAAGAGAGATGGTTTGGGTTTTAGGGACAAACGAAGCGGGATGGGGATGGTGCGGATTTATTATTGGGAGCATTTTGGTCGGTTATATTTATTTACACTTATAGTGAGAAACCTCAAGTTCAACTACATTGATGACAAGTTCAATACTTTTGTAGACCTATTTAACTGAAGAATTATAGGGAGGGAGAAAGGTGCAATGGTAAGGAGATAGAGAGAGTTTGGTGTAATTAGAGATGTGTGTTGTCTTACTctattgtgtctttatttatattaGTAAGAAGGTAAGTTTCTTACCCTTTAGGTATTACAACTAAATTAGGACACTATCTAAAAGATACTGTAGAATTCTAATAAGATTTACACAACTACATTCCTAACCTAACTAGGACTGCAATagatatttaattattacagTTTTACAATTATTTTCCACTCCATTGGGCTGAAATGAGGTCTAATGGTTTAGAGCACTTCCACCCCTTTCCAATCTCTTAAGGGATAGTtgatttagggctggtttggtattgctatgctttgaaaaaaagctgcttctgctgtgctgtgaaaataagtggctgtgaaataaagttgtagagtgtttagtaaacttttttgtaaaaatgcttttgaaaaaaaaaacagcattataatgtttggtaaacttttatgtaaaactaatgtgaaaaaaaactggtttttcaaagctgggttttgcagcttcttgtttttggcttttctttcacccaaaattgtgaaaaaaaactaaagctgaatgtttaccaaacacaaaaaagttcccagctttttttcataccagttttttttttaatcacctcaatcccaaactgcACCTTAATCCCCCcctcccaaaccaaaaaaaaacaactccAACCCGTTTCAATCAACTGGGCTATGGGGGAGCCCAATTGCTCACCCAGTGAGTAATCGAATGGCCCAACCCCCAAGGGTAGTGATGCAAGGTTGACATTACGGTGACGTCAGCCactattaaaaattataaaaaaaattaaattaaataaaatacaaatataaaatataaatataaaaaattataatttttttctataaatatctaACCGtgttcttccaccttacaccacattttaCCATTTTCAAATACTTTTAACAAATCCTTGCACTATTCAGTTCAGGGTGGCAATGCACTTAAATAATTACTATTTAGTAAAAGTAGTTACTGTTTACCTGAGGATTATATTACCTATTGCCAGGGAGCTTTTTAAAGATGGAAATGCTCTTATGGGCTTAGTGGGCCGTCAGACCCATATATGGTCTTGTCTAGTGGGTTTGTGGAGAAATATTGATATGCGCATGTGCAACACGTGGACGCATATTCGGATGTCCCAACTCCAAGTCATATCTCATAACTCAGAGTCATTACGACAGGCTGACCCTGTCTAGTCCAGCGTTCCCAATCCGCAGTTTTTTCTTGTCTCGGAAATGCCCTtattccaacatgaaacaccCACATTGCCATCGTTGACTTGCAATTTcatattttactaaattattttgttttttccaacaaaaaaaaatattggcaaCATGATTAGCGATTATTACTAGTTGCATTTTCTTAATCAATGATGGATGTGATTATTGTAATTAATCGAATCTGTCCCCATCCCTTCAATACAATTAAGATGGATTTTGACATGGTATTTAGCTATAAACTTGATTAGTGTTGTGTGAATTAACAGATAGAAtagtttcacttttttttttttttttgagattgaAAGaatagtttcacatcaacaacgtGAATAATTGTCACATTTTTTTTGAGTCAATTGTCACATACTATTGACTATTGACTATTGAGCTAGAAATTTATAAATAATAGGTTTAGATCATTTCtaaagaagatgtcaaattttaaatattaatttaaatttgaagaccTATGTGGCactttgatctttttttttttatatttttttaattttgttctcCATCCGATATTCTaaatttaaactattatttatttttttataattgtaaTAAGTATTATtagaacaaataataataataataataataataataatggtaAAAAACATTTACTAATCACTAAAAACATATTTGAAGTTACTGTCAAATTTGTCACCAACCACATTTGATGtcaattgtcacagcccgtcccggaggtacttttgacgggaatgtgaaatGACAGAATTGCCCTTATTGGACATTAAGGTACGTAGGTACGTAACGTTATTTTGAAAATAGCATTGGTTGGATGGGATTTTATTGGAAATTGATTTGTGGTATGTTTGGTTAGGATGAAGTGGAGGGTGTGGATTATTTTGGACCACACCTGatcttcctctctccctctcttccccCGTGCTTTCcctgtctctgtctctccctcacaaactcACACCCTCACACACCCATATCGTacggaccaccaccaaaacccttcaaaactTGACGGATCGGggcaaataaggtatgtatcttcatcgttttgacgtcctgagttcattggtactagttttaggaagtgaaaccttcgatttcacgtagatcccaaacctccatttttgaggtactgttcatgcgaacgtaaaatgttgtgtttcaggagatttcaagcttgtggtgagctttaggaggtcctaaggaagctcggggacgttcgttggaGAATTTTGGACGCCGGGATCgtaggtttcaagtttggccgaacccttggtttttgcaaggtgagatttcgtagtttttaggccctaaaactagtccaacgtgatagtacactcttagggcttcaatttggtataaaatacgaagaaaatgggtgaaaaacgaaggagaacagtgagtttgaaaatcggccggagttcggccggagtccggccaccggagaaccagtccggcgagacCCTGCGAGGAAGATGACACGTGCGCTGCACGTGCTGCGCGTGGccagcgcgtggacccgtgccacgtgtggcgcgtgggggcgcgtggggcttccaaaaatttttctaaaaatttcccgacgctcgtgacgtcgagtaggtcgatgtggtatattcatataccaaaattgagcatcgtatgagaagttatttcgaattattggtgatatgcttaaaattaatgtttttatagttgtttcgcatataggtgagacgtatcccgaggacgaccgcatccagggacgccacgggggttacgacccgtcgacttatcagtgagtgggcagttttgttttcgtattacctatatactattgtttttcccagaaaaatgcttttatgagaaattatgttttgaaaatgccatgcatagaattatttggaaaatgtgaatttcatacgagttatatgattgatatatgatgcatacatgttgcatggtgctgtggaggcacaggtaagtcaggtgagttcatttattcattgaattgttgttgagatgttttgagctcataacctgcaccctaggtgttagtgcttattttattcaccacaccgcacgctcgccttggatccaagtaagtggatgtcgtacagaccatgtgagggttccgacatgccagtcgtacagaccattagaggggttccgactggtgggtgaccttagatatgcgcgctgatgatatgatgagagaagcactagagcgtatttttacacctttcatcgtatagactaccttacgtagttccgagtgatgtgcagagtagggccgtataggtcactgtggtgactccggcttagtgggatttgagctattgaattaatcgtataggaccaactgcagggtctccgattgattccttatttcacctgatttatattttgatttatggcatggcatgttttcttgaaaatgttaaagatttgagatttaaatgttgagattttatatggttatatatttctgggaaagtatacaggtttatacaggtttttacggcgaggggatataactgttttaatgaa encodes:
- the LOC139195044 gene encoding uncharacterized protein, with amino-acid sequence MAKFEADKAREDAKAATFEKKFEADERERELLRQEREHRREERMAERDRDIMKEPLKGKSLDSKCFWKSEKADVVQRRRAREARARGDGPSTTREDHPSTTREDHPSTTNWLGDGYHPFTNP